Proteins encoded by one window of Epinephelus moara isolate mb chromosome 18, YSFRI_EMoa_1.0, whole genome shotgun sequence:
- the aanat2 gene encoding arylalkylamine N-acetyltransferase 2 codes for MTQQISGSPFLKPFFLKTPVRVVSPLRQRRHTLPASEFRNLTPQDAISVFEIEREAFVSVSGECPLTLDEVLNFLGQCPELSLGWFEEGQLVAFIIGSGWDKERLSQEAMTQHVPHTPTVHIHVLSVHRHCRQQGKGSILLWRYLQYLRCVPGLRRALLICEDFLVPFYLKAGFKEKGPSAISVSNMQFQEMEYMLAGQAYARRNSGC; via the exons ATGACACAGCAGATCAGTGGCTCACCGTTCCTCAAGCCCTTCTTCCTGAAGACGCCCGTCCGAGTGGTCAGCCCGCTGAGACAGAGACGACACACACTACCCGCCAGCGAGTTCAGGAACCTCACGCCACAGGATGCCATCAGTGTGTTTGAGATTGAGAGAGAAG catttgtctctgtgtctggcGAGTGTCCACTTACCCTGGATGAAGTGCTTAACTTCCTGGGTCAGTGCCCTGAGCTGTCTCTGGGTTGGTTTGAGGAGGGACAGCTGGTAGCGTTCATCATTGGCTCTGGCTGGGACAAGGAGAGGCTTTCGCAG gaGGCAATGACTCAACATGTCCCCCACACCCCCACTGTGCACATCCACGTGCTGTCAGTGCACCGTCACTGTCGCCAGCAAGGCAAGGGCTCCATCCTCTTGTGGCGCTACTTACAGTATTTGCGCTGTGTACCGGGCCTCCGCCGAGCTCTGCTGATTTGCGAGGACTTCCTGGTGCCCTTCTACCTCAAGGCCGGCTTCAAGGAGAAAGGACCATCAGCCATCTCCGTATCCAACATGCAATTCCAAGAGATGGAGTACATGCTCGCTGGGCAGGCGTATGCACGGCGGAACAGCGGCTGCTAG
- the rhbdf1a gene encoding inactive rhomboid protein 1 isoform X2, translating to MAEPRRESTSSLQRKKPPWLRLDIPTAQMSLDEPPTFVQPVKRQGFLRSISMPVETSHLQSPPRDLFDTRRPVLQRQSSITQTIKRGTADWFGVSKDGDATQKWQRKSLRHCSLRYGKLKPQVIREMDLPSQDNISLTSTETPPPLYVPSSQHGMQKIVDPLARGRAFRMVEEVDGYSVPQTPITPGAASLCSFTSSRSGLNRLPRRRKRESVAKMSFRAAAALVKGRSIRESTLRRAQRRSFTPASFIDEDMVDFPDELDTSFFARDILMHEELSTYTDEVFESPSEAAMKEAEPSGKKDETELTGSALDKTELERSHLMLPLERGWRKAKEGTPGPPKVPLRQEVVSVTGQRRGQRIVVPVKKLFAREKRPYGLGMVGKLTNRTYRKRIDSYVKRQIEDMDDHRPFFTYWITFVHLLITILAVCIYGIAPVGFSQHETVDSVLRNKGVYENVKFVQQENFWIGPGSEALIHLGAKYSPCMRQDKQVHDLIREKRAIERNSACCVRNDRSGCVQTSEEECSSTLAVWVKWPRHSSTPQLNGKDRQYGSVCHQDPRICLEPASVSPHEWPDDISKWPICTRYNTGNHTNLPHIDCTITGRPCCIGTKGRCEITSREYCDFMNGYFHEEATLCSQVHCMDDVCGLLPFLNPEIPDQFYRLWLSLFLHAGILHCLVSVAFQMTILRDLEKLAGWLRISIIYILSGITGNLASAIFLPYRAEVGPAGSQFGILACLFVELFQSWQILAQPWRAFTKLLCVVLFLFAFGLLPWIDNFAHICGFISGFFLSFAFLPYISFGRMDLYRKRCQIIVFLLVFVGLFSGLVVLFYVYPIKCEWCELLTCIPFTDKFCEKYDLNAHLH from the exons ATGGCTGAACCACGGCGGGAGAGTACCAGCAGCCTGCAGAGGAAGAAACCTCCCTGGCTCAGACTGGACATTCCCACGGCTCAGATGTCGCTAGATGAGCCTCCCACTTTTGTTCAG CCGGTGAAGAGGCAGGGGTTCCTGCGCAGTATCAGCATGCCAGTGGAGACCTCTCACCTCCAGTCCCCTCCTCGCGACCTGTTTGACACCCGGCGGCCTGTCTTACAACGCCAGTCATCCATCACACAGACCATAAAGAG GGGAACGGCAGACTGGTTTGGGGTCAGCAAGGATGGTGATGCCACCCAGAAATGGCAGAGGAAAAGCCTGCGCCACTGCAGCCTACGCTACGGAAAGCTCAAACCACAGGTGATCCGAGAGATGGACCTGCCCAGCCAGGACAACATCTCATTAACCAGCACGGAGACTCCACCTCCTCTTTATGTGCCCTCTTCACAACATGGCATGCAGAAG ATTGTGGACCCGTTGGCGCGAGGGCGAGCCTTCCGTATGGTGGAGGAAGTGGATGGCTACAGCGTGCCTCAGACCCCCATCACCCCTGGAGCCGCCTCGCTTTGTTCCTTCACCAGCTCCCGCTCAGGACTCAACCGACTGCCTCGTCGACGTAAGAGGGAGTCTGTGGCAAAGATGAGCTTCAGGGCCGCAGCAGCGCTGGTCAAG GGGCGTTCGATACGGGAGAGCACTCTAAGACGAGCCCAAAGACGCAGCTTCACCCCTGCCAGCTTCATAGACGAGGACATGGTCGACTTTCCTGATGAACTGGACACATCTTTCTTTGCCAGA GATATTCTGATGCATGAGGAGTTGTCCACGTACACAGATGAGGTGTTTGAGTCGCCGTCTGAGGCAGCAATGAAGGAGGCAGAGCCCAGCGGCAAGAAGGACGAGACAGAGCTGACAGGCAGCGCCCTAGATAAGACAGAGCTAGAGAGAAGTCATCTCATGCT ACCTCTGGAGCGAGGGTGGCGTAAAGCCAAAGAAGGAACTCCAGGACCACCAAAGGTGCCCTTGCGGCAGGAGGTGGTGAGTGTTACCGGACAGCGCCGTGGGCAGCGCATCGTTGTACCTGTCAAGAAGCTTTTTGCCAGAGAGAAGAGGCCTTATGGATTGGGCATGGTAGGGAAGCTCACAAATCGAACCTACCGCAAGCGCATTGACAGCTACGTCAAGAGGCAGATAGAGGACATGGATGACCACAG GCCTTTTTTTACATACTGGATCACCTTTGTCCATTTGCTCATCACTATCCTGGCTGTATGCATCTACGGTATTGCACCAGTGGGCTTTTCCCAACATGAGACAGTTGATTCT GTTTTAAGAAACAAAGGTGTATATGAAAATGTCAAGTTTGTACAGCAGGAGAACTTTTGGATCGGGCCGGGTTCG GAAGCTCTGATCCACTTGGGGGCCAAATACTCTCCATGCATGCGGCAGGACAAACAGGTGCATGATCTTATCAGGGAAAAGAGAGCTATCGAGCGCAACTCTGCCTGCTGTGTGCGGAACGATCGCTCCGGCTGCGTCCAAACCTCAGAGGAGGAATGCTCG AGTACTCTAGCTGTGTGGGTAAAGTGGCCGAGGCATTCCAGCACACCTCAGTTAAATGGTAAAGACAGACAGTATGGATCTGTGTGTCATCAGGATCCAAG GATATGTCTAGAGCCTGCCTCAGTATCACCTCATGAATGGCCTGACGACATCAGCAAGTGGCCA ATTTGTACCAGGTACAACACAGGGAACCACACCAACCTGCCTCATATAGACTGTACCATCACAGGCCGACCCTGCTGCATTGGAACCAAAGGGAG GTGTGAAATCACATCCCGGGAATATTGCGACTTCATGAACGGTTACTTTCATGAGGAGGCTACGCTCTGCTCTCAA GTGCACTGCATGGACGATGTGTGTGGACTGTTGCCTTTCCTCAACCCCGAGATCCCAGATCAGTTTTACAGGCTCTGGCTCTCACTTTTTCTGCATGCTGG GATCCTTCACTGCCTGGTGTCGGTGGCTTTCCAGATGACCATCCTGAGGGACTTGGAGAAGCTGGCGGGCTGGCTGCGCATCTCAATCATTTACATTCTCAGTGGCATCACTGGCAACTTAGCTTCAGCCATCTTTTTGCCCTATAGAGCAGAG GTGGGCCCAGCCGGCTCTCAGTTTGGGATCCTTGCCTGCCTGTTCGTGGAGCTGTTTCAGAGCTGGCAGATCCTGGCCCAGCCCTGGAGGGCCTTCACTAAGTTGCTCTGTGTGGTGCTCTTTCTCTTTGCCTTTGGGCTCCTGCCCTGGATCGACAATTTCGCCCACATTTGTGGCTTCATCTCCGGCTTCTTCCTGTCCTTCGCCTTCTTACCCTACATCAGCTTCGGCCGCATGGACCTGTACCGCAAACGCTGTCAGATCATCGTCTTCCTGCTGGTGTTTGTCGGGCTCTTTTCAGGCCTCGTGGTGCTCTTCTATGTCTACCCAATCAAGTGTGAATGGTGCGAGTTGCTCACCTGCATCCCTTTCACGGACAAATTCTGCGAGAAGTACGACCTCAACGCTCACCTCCACTGA
- the rhbdf1a gene encoding inactive rhomboid protein 1 isoform X1 has product MAEPRRESTSSLQRKKPPWLRLDIPTAQMSLDEPPTFVQPVKRQGFLRSISMPVETSHLQSPPRDLFDTRRPVLQRQSSITQTIKSSRRVHFERINTVPIKGQRAARRSIRKHHSLSRTLLRGTADWFGVSKDGDATQKWQRKSLRHCSLRYGKLKPQVIREMDLPSQDNISLTSTETPPPLYVPSSQHGMQKIVDPLARGRAFRMVEEVDGYSVPQTPITPGAASLCSFTSSRSGLNRLPRRRKRESVAKMSFRAAAALVKGRSIRESTLRRAQRRSFTPASFIDEDMVDFPDELDTSFFARDILMHEELSTYTDEVFESPSEAAMKEAEPSGKKDETELTGSALDKTELERSHLMLPLERGWRKAKEGTPGPPKVPLRQEVVSVTGQRRGQRIVVPVKKLFAREKRPYGLGMVGKLTNRTYRKRIDSYVKRQIEDMDDHRPFFTYWITFVHLLITILAVCIYGIAPVGFSQHETVDSVLRNKGVYENVKFVQQENFWIGPGSEALIHLGAKYSPCMRQDKQVHDLIREKRAIERNSACCVRNDRSGCVQTSEEECSSTLAVWVKWPRHSSTPQLNGKDRQYGSVCHQDPRICLEPASVSPHEWPDDISKWPICTRYNTGNHTNLPHIDCTITGRPCCIGTKGRCEITSREYCDFMNGYFHEEATLCSQVHCMDDVCGLLPFLNPEIPDQFYRLWLSLFLHAGILHCLVSVAFQMTILRDLEKLAGWLRISIIYILSGITGNLASAIFLPYRAEVGPAGSQFGILACLFVELFQSWQILAQPWRAFTKLLCVVLFLFAFGLLPWIDNFAHICGFISGFFLSFAFLPYISFGRMDLYRKRCQIIVFLLVFVGLFSGLVVLFYVYPIKCEWCELLTCIPFTDKFCEKYDLNAHLH; this is encoded by the exons ATGGCTGAACCACGGCGGGAGAGTACCAGCAGCCTGCAGAGGAAGAAACCTCCCTGGCTCAGACTGGACATTCCCACGGCTCAGATGTCGCTAGATGAGCCTCCCACTTTTGTTCAG CCGGTGAAGAGGCAGGGGTTCCTGCGCAGTATCAGCATGCCAGTGGAGACCTCTCACCTCCAGTCCCCTCCTCGCGACCTGTTTGACACCCGGCGGCCTGTCTTACAACGCCAGTCATCCATCACACAGACCATAAAGAG CAGCAGAAGGGTGCACTTTGAGCGGATTAACACGGTTCCCATTAAAGGGCAGCGGGCTGCTCGCCGCAGCATCAGGAAACACCACTCGCTCTCCAGAACCCTGCTCAG GGGAACGGCAGACTGGTTTGGGGTCAGCAAGGATGGTGATGCCACCCAGAAATGGCAGAGGAAAAGCCTGCGCCACTGCAGCCTACGCTACGGAAAGCTCAAACCACAGGTGATCCGAGAGATGGACCTGCCCAGCCAGGACAACATCTCATTAACCAGCACGGAGACTCCACCTCCTCTTTATGTGCCCTCTTCACAACATGGCATGCAGAAG ATTGTGGACCCGTTGGCGCGAGGGCGAGCCTTCCGTATGGTGGAGGAAGTGGATGGCTACAGCGTGCCTCAGACCCCCATCACCCCTGGAGCCGCCTCGCTTTGTTCCTTCACCAGCTCCCGCTCAGGACTCAACCGACTGCCTCGTCGACGTAAGAGGGAGTCTGTGGCAAAGATGAGCTTCAGGGCCGCAGCAGCGCTGGTCAAG GGGCGTTCGATACGGGAGAGCACTCTAAGACGAGCCCAAAGACGCAGCTTCACCCCTGCCAGCTTCATAGACGAGGACATGGTCGACTTTCCTGATGAACTGGACACATCTTTCTTTGCCAGA GATATTCTGATGCATGAGGAGTTGTCCACGTACACAGATGAGGTGTTTGAGTCGCCGTCTGAGGCAGCAATGAAGGAGGCAGAGCCCAGCGGCAAGAAGGACGAGACAGAGCTGACAGGCAGCGCCCTAGATAAGACAGAGCTAGAGAGAAGTCATCTCATGCT ACCTCTGGAGCGAGGGTGGCGTAAAGCCAAAGAAGGAACTCCAGGACCACCAAAGGTGCCCTTGCGGCAGGAGGTGGTGAGTGTTACCGGACAGCGCCGTGGGCAGCGCATCGTTGTACCTGTCAAGAAGCTTTTTGCCAGAGAGAAGAGGCCTTATGGATTGGGCATGGTAGGGAAGCTCACAAATCGAACCTACCGCAAGCGCATTGACAGCTACGTCAAGAGGCAGATAGAGGACATGGATGACCACAG GCCTTTTTTTACATACTGGATCACCTTTGTCCATTTGCTCATCACTATCCTGGCTGTATGCATCTACGGTATTGCACCAGTGGGCTTTTCCCAACATGAGACAGTTGATTCT GTTTTAAGAAACAAAGGTGTATATGAAAATGTCAAGTTTGTACAGCAGGAGAACTTTTGGATCGGGCCGGGTTCG GAAGCTCTGATCCACTTGGGGGCCAAATACTCTCCATGCATGCGGCAGGACAAACAGGTGCATGATCTTATCAGGGAAAAGAGAGCTATCGAGCGCAACTCTGCCTGCTGTGTGCGGAACGATCGCTCCGGCTGCGTCCAAACCTCAGAGGAGGAATGCTCG AGTACTCTAGCTGTGTGGGTAAAGTGGCCGAGGCATTCCAGCACACCTCAGTTAAATGGTAAAGACAGACAGTATGGATCTGTGTGTCATCAGGATCCAAG GATATGTCTAGAGCCTGCCTCAGTATCACCTCATGAATGGCCTGACGACATCAGCAAGTGGCCA ATTTGTACCAGGTACAACACAGGGAACCACACCAACCTGCCTCATATAGACTGTACCATCACAGGCCGACCCTGCTGCATTGGAACCAAAGGGAG GTGTGAAATCACATCCCGGGAATATTGCGACTTCATGAACGGTTACTTTCATGAGGAGGCTACGCTCTGCTCTCAA GTGCACTGCATGGACGATGTGTGTGGACTGTTGCCTTTCCTCAACCCCGAGATCCCAGATCAGTTTTACAGGCTCTGGCTCTCACTTTTTCTGCATGCTGG GATCCTTCACTGCCTGGTGTCGGTGGCTTTCCAGATGACCATCCTGAGGGACTTGGAGAAGCTGGCGGGCTGGCTGCGCATCTCAATCATTTACATTCTCAGTGGCATCACTGGCAACTTAGCTTCAGCCATCTTTTTGCCCTATAGAGCAGAG GTGGGCCCAGCCGGCTCTCAGTTTGGGATCCTTGCCTGCCTGTTCGTGGAGCTGTTTCAGAGCTGGCAGATCCTGGCCCAGCCCTGGAGGGCCTTCACTAAGTTGCTCTGTGTGGTGCTCTTTCTCTTTGCCTTTGGGCTCCTGCCCTGGATCGACAATTTCGCCCACATTTGTGGCTTCATCTCCGGCTTCTTCCTGTCCTTCGCCTTCTTACCCTACATCAGCTTCGGCCGCATGGACCTGTACCGCAAACGCTGTCAGATCATCGTCTTCCTGCTGGTGTTTGTCGGGCTCTTTTCAGGCCTCGTGGTGCTCTTCTATGTCTACCCAATCAAGTGTGAATGGTGCGAGTTGCTCACCTGCATCCCTTTCACGGACAAATTCTGCGAGAAGTACGACCTCAACGCTCACCTCCACTGA